GCGCGCCCGGCACGAAGGCCACGCGCTTCTCCAGCGCCAGGGGGAAGAGCGCCTCCGCGCTCATGCCGCGCGGCAGCTCCGCCCACACGAACATGCCACCGTCCGGCTGCGTCCACCGGGTACCCGCGGGCATGTGCCGCTCCAGCGACGCGAGCATGGCCATGCAGCGCTCGCCGTAGATGACGCGCAGGTGCTCCAGGTGGGCATTGAAGTCGAAGCGCGTGAGCAGCCGCGCCGTGGCCCGCTGCGCCACCGTGGCGGTGTGCAGATCCGCCGCCTGCTTCACCACGGTGACCGCCCGGAGGATGTCCCGCGGTCCCACCATCCACCCGATGCGCAACCCGGGCGCCAGGGTCTTGGAGAACGAGCCGAGGCTGACCACCACGCCCTCGTCGTCGAGCGAGGCCAGCGACGGCAGGTGCTCGCCCCGGAAGCGCAGCTCGCCGTAGGGGTTGTCCTCGAGGATGAGGATGCGGTGGCGCTGGGCGAAGCGCACGAGCGCGCGCCGGCGCTCCAGCGACAGCGTGGTGCCCTTGGGATTCTGGAAGTTGGGCACCAGGTAGATGAGCTTGGGCTTGCGCGAGGTGACCAGGCGCTCGAGCTCCTCCACCCGCATGCCGTCATCGTCGCTGCCCACGACGGCGTAGGAGGCCTCGTAGCCGCTGAACGTCTGCAGCGCGGCGAGGTAGCTGGGGTTCTCCACCACCACCAGGTCTCCCGGATCGAGCATCACCTTGGCCACCAGCTCGATGCCCTGCTGCGAGCCGTTGGTGATGAGCACCTGATCCACCCCCACGCGCAGACCGCGCTCGCCCAGGTGCGCGCAGATCCACTCGCGCAGCGGGCCGTAGCCCTCCGTGGTGCTGTACTGCAGCGCGGCGCGGCCCTCCTCGGCGAAGGACTCCGCGTGGGCCTGGGCGATGGCCTCCACCGGGAAGAGCTCGGGCGCTGGCAGGCCGCCCGCGAAGGAGAGCACGTCCGGACGCTCGGCCACCTTGAGGATCTCCCGGACCGCGGAGGCCTTCATGCGCGACATGCGCTGGGAGAGCGGGAACGGCGGAGGAGCGTTGGTGTGGGAGGCGGCGAGCATGGTTCAGGCTCCTTTCAGTTCTTCTTCAGAGACGTGGACGTGCGTCCCCTCCTTGATGGAGGTCAGGACGATGGTGGTGTGGGTGCGCGTGACGCCCGTGATGACCCGCAGCGTCTCCACGAGCAGGGTGTCGAGCGTCTTCGTGTTCCGGGTGCGCACCTTGAGGATGTACGAGTCCTGTCCCGCCACGCGGTGGGCCTCGAGCACCTCGGGCAGCGCCAGCACCTTCTTGGCGAAGCCCTCGAAGTACCTGGGATGTTCGATGCTCACGCCAATGAAGGCGGTGATGTCCTTGCCCAGCTTCGCCGCGTCCACGTGCGCCGCGTAGCCCGTGATGACTCCCCGCTCCTCGAGCTTGCGGATGCGCTCGGCCACCGCCGGCTGGGACAGCCCCACCGCTCGCGACAA
Above is a window of Cystobacter fuscus DNA encoding:
- a CDS encoding Lrp/AsnC family transcriptional regulator, which translates into the protein MDELDYHLLDLLQREGRATQLELSRAVGLSQPAVAERIRKLEERGVITGYAAHVDAAKLGKDITAFIGVSIEHPRYFEGFAKKVLALPEVLEAHRVAGQDSYILKVRTRNTKTLDTLLVETLRVITGVTRTHTTIVLTSIKEGTHVHVSEEELKGA
- a CDS encoding PLP-dependent aminotransferase family protein, coding for MLAASHTNAPPPFPLSQRMSRMKASAVREILKVAERPDVLSFAGGLPAPELFPVEAIAQAHAESFAEEGRAALQYSTTEGYGPLREWICAHLGERGLRVGVDQVLITNGSQQGIELVAKVMLDPGDLVVVENPSYLAALQTFSGYEASYAVVGSDDDGMRVEELERLVTSRKPKLIYLVPNFQNPKGTTLSLERRRALVRFAQRHRILILEDNPYGELRFRGEHLPSLASLDDEGVVVSLGSFSKTLAPGLRIGWMVGPRDILRAVTVVKQAADLHTATVAQRATARLLTRFDFNAHLEHLRVIYGERCMAMLASLERHMPAGTRWTQPDGGMFVWAELPRGMSAEALFPLALEKRVAFVPGAPFYAAEPRHEFMRLNFSNRPPELLEEGMRRLGAVIASQQQ